From one Bacillus sp. FJAT-42376 genomic stretch:
- the fabF gene encoding beta-ketoacyl-ACP synthase II, whose product MLLKRVVVTGVGVISGMGNNKDTVWDAAVNGISGIGELTRFDSAGYSAKTASEVKDFQLSDYMRVNKRHRMDRFAQYAIASSVMAVEDAGIRIGEHVEAERIGVWFGTAIGGIESFEESFKSLQEGGYKSLYPFATTMVISNMASSQVSIALQAKGVNNCTVLSCASGANAVGDAMRVIQRGEADIMIAGGTEASITPLGVGAFCAMGAISSNPDPKVSCRPFHRKRDGLVMGEGAAALILESFESALKRGADIYGEIIGYGTAADAYHITSPASGGEGAVRAMAIALEQSGLEKEEIGYINAHGTSTLYNDKTETEAIKAFFRDYAYQVPISSTKSMTGHMMGAAGAIEAMFTLMTIKTGIIPPTLNLDDPDPDCDLDYVPGKARRQRIRAAMSNSLGFGGHNTVLVFQSVQ is encoded by the coding sequence ATTTTGTTGAAAAGGGTGGTCGTTACAGGTGTGGGAGTCATATCAGGCATGGGGAATAATAAAGATACTGTATGGGATGCTGCAGTAAACGGGATTTCCGGGATTGGAGAGCTGACAAGATTTGATTCAGCCGGTTATTCGGCAAAAACTGCATCAGAAGTGAAGGATTTTCAACTATCGGATTATATGCGGGTAAACAAACGGCATCGGATGGACCGCTTTGCCCAATATGCCATTGCTTCTTCAGTTATGGCTGTTGAAGATGCAGGAATTCGGATTGGGGAGCATGTTGAGGCAGAACGGATCGGGGTTTGGTTCGGAACGGCAATCGGCGGGATTGAGAGTTTTGAAGAAAGCTTTAAAAGCTTGCAGGAAGGGGGATACAAAAGTTTGTATCCCTTTGCTACAACGATGGTGATATCGAATATGGCTTCAAGTCAGGTCTCTATCGCTCTTCAGGCAAAAGGAGTGAACAATTGCACCGTTTTATCCTGTGCTTCCGGTGCCAATGCAGTTGGGGATGCGATGAGGGTGATCCAGCGGGGAGAGGCGGACATCATGATTGCGGGCGGAACAGAAGCGTCCATCACACCTCTTGGAGTCGGCGCATTCTGTGCGATGGGAGCCATCTCCTCTAACCCTGACCCAAAAGTTTCATGCCGGCCGTTTCACAGAAAACGGGACGGGCTTGTAATGGGGGAAGGGGCCGCTGCCCTGATTTTGGAGTCGTTTGAATCCGCGCTGAAAAGAGGGGCAGATATTTACGGAGAAATAATCGGATACGGAACGGCGGCAGATGCTTATCATATTACAAGTCCTGCCTCGGGGGGCGAAGGGGCAGTAAGGGCAATGGCCATTGCGCTGGAGCAGTCCGGTCTTGAGAAAGAAGAAATCGGGTATATCAATGCCCATGGAACCAGCACCCTGTATAACGATAAAACCGAAACAGAAGCCATTAAAGCATTTTTCAGAGATTATGCTTATCAAGTGCCGATCAGCTCTACAAAATCGATGACAGGACACATGATGGGAGCGGCGGGAGCCATTGAAGCGATGTTTACGTTAATGACGATAAAAACAGGAATCATTCCGCCGACTCTGAACCTGGATGATCCGGATCCGGATTGCGATTTGGATTATGTGCCGGGGAAAGCGCGAAGACAGAGAATCCGCGCTGCAATGAGCAATTCCCTTGGTTTTGGCGGGCACAATACAGTTCTTGTGTTTCAATCCGTCCAATAA
- the abc-f gene encoding ribosomal protection-like ABC-F family protein, with product MMMIICSVKNLSKSFGGHFLFTNLSLEVHDHDRIGLVGRNGTGKTTIFKLLKGIEHPDTGVISVRKNARIGYLEQIPKADPDETAEDVLKKAFAELAGIQEKMSWLEGEMAAAGSEELDRILVQYGSLQEQFERLGGYEMEAKLNKVASGLQISPLLKQPFQSLSGGEKTKVGLGQILLQEPDLLLLDEPTNHLDIRAVEWLEQFLKDYKGTVLLISHDRHFLDAVATKMMDLEDGEITVYESNYTGFTEEKQKQLLLEFQAYQEQQKKIKKMKEAIKRLREWANQANPPSEGLHKRARSMERALERIEKLKRPVLEHKRMGLQFEGSERSGKRAVIIEELVKQFEGKTLFKGVNLELYYRDRLAVVGENGTGKSTLIRMILGKERPDAGRAELGSSVNYGYLAQQVLAEEDEKETVLQYFRRDLQMTEEHARHVLAKFLFYGASVFKKMSHTSGGERMRIQLAKLMQNDLNLLILDEPTNHLDIESREVLEDAIDQFEGTVLAVSHDRYFLEKLFTKTAWIHNQQLHSFEGSYQYARRKMDHLLSEPGHPVEVKAFHKRTAEQIEEELIRIEEKIASDATGELERVRLNHLREDLYDQLMNLL from the coding sequence ATGATGATGATCATTTGTTCGGTAAAAAATTTATCTAAATCTTTTGGAGGCCATTTTCTGTTTACCAATTTATCACTTGAAGTTCATGATCACGACAGAATAGGGCTGGTTGGGCGGAATGGTACGGGGAAAACGACCATTTTTAAACTATTGAAAGGGATAGAGCATCCGGACACCGGAGTCATTTCCGTTCGGAAAAATGCAAGGATTGGCTATTTAGAGCAGATTCCGAAGGCCGATCCGGATGAAACGGCGGAGGATGTTTTGAAAAAAGCCTTTGCTGAGTTAGCGGGTATTCAGGAAAAGATGTCATGGCTGGAAGGGGAAATGGCCGCAGCCGGTTCAGAAGAGTTAGACCGGATTCTTGTCCAATATGGGAGTCTGCAGGAACAGTTTGAGCGCCTTGGCGGCTATGAAATGGAAGCGAAGCTGAATAAGGTGGCATCTGGTCTGCAGATCAGCCCCTTGCTGAAGCAGCCATTTCAGTCCTTGAGCGGAGGAGAGAAAACAAAAGTCGGTCTTGGGCAGATTCTGCTTCAGGAGCCGGACTTACTGCTGCTGGATGAGCCGACGAATCACCTGGATATACGGGCTGTGGAATGGCTGGAGCAATTTTTGAAGGATTACAAAGGGACCGTCCTGCTGATTTCGCATGATCGCCATTTTCTCGACGCGGTGGCAACGAAAATGATGGACCTCGAAGATGGGGAGATTACCGTTTACGAGTCCAATTACACCGGCTTTACTGAAGAGAAGCAGAAACAGCTCTTATTGGAATTTCAGGCTTATCAGGAGCAGCAGAAAAAAATCAAGAAGATGAAAGAGGCAATTAAACGGCTCCGGGAATGGGCGAATCAGGCAAATCCGCCAAGCGAAGGACTTCATAAGCGAGCGCGCAGCATGGAGCGGGCACTGGAGCGAATAGAAAAATTAAAGCGCCCTGTGCTTGAACACAAAAGAATGGGACTGCAGTTTGAAGGCTCCGAACGAAGCGGGAAACGGGCTGTCATCATTGAAGAACTCGTTAAACAGTTTGAAGGAAAAACGCTGTTTAAGGGTGTAAATTTGGAGCTGTATTATCGGGACCGCCTCGCAGTAGTCGGAGAGAACGGAACGGGAAAATCGACGCTTATCCGAATGATCTTAGGGAAAGAAAGACCGGATGCCGGAAGGGCGGAATTGGGAAGCAGTGTAAACTATGGCTACTTAGCGCAGCAAGTTTTGGCAGAGGAGGACGAAAAGGAAACGGTTCTTCAATATTTTCGCAGGGATCTTCAGATGACGGAGGAGCATGCGAGGCATGTGCTGGCGAAATTTCTATTTTACGGTGCCTCTGTGTTTAAAAAGATGAGCCATACGAGCGGCGGGGAAAGAATGAGGATTCAGCTTGCAAAGCTGATGCAAAACGATCTCAACCTCCTTATTCTGGATGAGCCGACGAATCATTTGGACATTGAATCACGGGAGGTACTGGAGGATGCGATTGACCAGTTCGAAGGGACCGTTCTGGCCGTATCCCATGACCGCTATTTTTTAGAAAAGCTTTTTACAAAAACGGCCTGGATCCACAATCAGCAGCTCCATTCATTTGAAGGCAGCTATCAGTATGCCAGAAGAAAAATGGATCATCTTCTTTCCGAACCTGGGCATCCAGTGGAGGTGAAAGCCTTTCACAAAAGAACAGCAGAACAAATTGAGGAGGAGCTGATTCGGATTGAAGAAAAAATCGCGTCTGATGCCACTGGCGAACTGGAACGTGTGCGATTAAATCATTTGCGGGAGGATCTCTATGACCAGCTTATGAACCTTCTATAA
- a CDS encoding carboxymuconolactone decarboxylase family protein: MTKPVDRHQTGMNKLMEYTLHTNDDISTHLRIVDELKDIAPDVGDMIIDFAYGEVYSREGLTNKQRALVTISSLITQGTEPQLELHLNTGLTAGLTPKEITESIIQLVPYTGFPKVLNALTVAKKVFAQRESENTGE; encoded by the coding sequence ATGACTAAACCAGTTGACCGTCATCAAACAGGAATGAACAAATTGATGGAATACACCCTTCATACCAATGATGATATTTCCACTCATTTGCGGATTGTTGATGAGTTGAAGGATATTGCGCCTGATGTCGGGGATATGATTATTGATTTCGCCTACGGAGAGGTATACTCACGCGAGGGACTGACCAATAAACAAAGAGCGCTCGTGACGATTTCTTCTCTGATCACCCAGGGAACCGAGCCTCAGCTTGAGCTCCACTTGAATACCGGATTAACCGCCGGATTGACACCAAAGGAAATCACCGAATCCATTATCCAGCTGGTCCCTTATACCGGGTTTCCAAAAGTCCTGAATGCGCTGACCGTTGCGAAGAAGGTGTTTGCACAGCGCGAATCTGAAAATACGGGGGAATAA
- a CDS encoding LrgB family protein, translating into MLIKLLLATFITYLVYRLGKSLYRKWKFPLLHPLLICPLVLIGGIRLFGVPASEYIDASKPLTHMLGPATVAFAIPIYKNRALIKKYMAEIFFSVTAGSVAAIMTSFLLALWVHLNGEWIISILPRSITTPIAVEVSKEIGGLPTLTTVFVIITGIIGGIIGPSIIKWMAIKTPVARGLMLGMAAHGVGTSKAMEYGELEGTFSSLSMILAGFLTIVWGYSLIPVLLRFIT; encoded by the coding sequence ATGCTGATTAAGCTCCTATTGGCGACATTTATCACCTATCTGGTTTACCGGCTTGGAAAATCACTGTACAGGAAATGGAAGTTCCCGCTGCTGCATCCGCTCCTGATCTGCCCTTTGGTACTCATCGGCGGCATCAGATTATTCGGGGTTCCGGCATCTGAATATATTGATGCCTCTAAACCTCTGACCCATATGCTCGGTCCCGCCACTGTAGCATTTGCCATTCCTATCTATAAAAATAGAGCCTTGATTAAAAAGTACATGGCAGAGATCTTCTTCAGTGTAACAGCCGGTTCTGTTGCTGCCATTATGACTTCTTTCCTTTTGGCCCTCTGGGTTCATCTAAACGGCGAATGGATCATCAGCATTTTGCCGCGTTCCATCACGACCCCCATTGCCGTTGAAGTCTCAAAGGAAATCGGCGGTCTCCCTACACTCACTACCGTGTTTGTCATCATTACCGGTATTATCGGCGGCATCATCGGTCCTTCGATTATTAAATGGATGGCGATTAAGACTCCGGTCGCCCGCGGATTAATGCTCGGAATGGCGGCCCATGGCGTCGGCACTTCGAAAGCGATGGAATATGGGGAGCTTGAGGGGACATTCTCAAGCCTGTCCATGATTTTAGCCGGATTTCTGACGATTGTGTGGGGTTATTCCCTCATCCCGGTTCTATTACGGTTTATCACGTAG
- a CDS encoding M14 family metallopeptidase, with translation MKFKKTVFAIIAVLFLYSVVIPNHLLAATSGITKQTRVTSFPNSYEQSRDRFRTYEKGLSERWKTVSKESFSVSDRDELSIDLLKAEASKSKDTLIVLSSGTHGIEGYTGSAMQDVFMNEFIQKLNPDKTGVYMIHSINPWGMKNFRRYNENNVDLNRNFIPDWSTFDLSSNKAYTELENFFEPKKKIGSILTHDAEFTASLAKAALTAGTDKVQGALLTGQYTNSKGVYYGGTKDEKSTSFMKNEFESILSTPYKQIIHIDLHTGYGPRYQMSIFSSSSETLKQDEAQKAYQYPLVLTPDSEGFYASTGDITEYFTALAKEKAPDKTFYSTTFEFGTLGDGTVDSIQSLKRTIEENQLYHYGASSDLSKLIIQARYKELFIPAETKWREKAVADFKQAMTGVLTYKGAL, from the coding sequence ATGAAATTTAAAAAAACCGTTTTCGCGATCATCGCCGTTCTCTTTCTCTACAGCGTGGTCATTCCGAATCATTTGCTCGCAGCCACTTCCGGAATCACAAAACAAACACGCGTAACTAGCTTTCCAAATTCCTATGAACAATCTAGAGACCGCTTCCGGACTTATGAGAAGGGACTATCTGAACGCTGGAAGACTGTATCTAAAGAAAGCTTCTCCGTTTCTGACCGGGATGAGCTTTCCATTGACCTTTTAAAAGCGGAAGCGTCAAAGTCCAAAGATACTCTGATTGTCCTTTCCAGCGGCACCCATGGAATTGAAGGGTATACGGGTTCTGCTATGCAGGATGTGTTCATGAATGAATTCATTCAAAAGCTCAATCCGGATAAAACCGGAGTCTACATGATCCATTCCATTAATCCTTGGGGAATGAAAAACTTCCGCCGGTACAATGAAAACAATGTAGATTTAAACCGGAACTTCATTCCTGACTGGAGCACGTTCGATCTGAGCAGCAATAAAGCGTACACAGAACTTGAAAACTTCTTTGAACCGAAAAAGAAAATCGGCAGCATCCTTACACACGATGCTGAATTTACCGCCTCCCTGGCAAAAGCTGCTCTGACAGCCGGAACAGACAAGGTTCAGGGCGCTCTGCTGACAGGCCAATACACCAATTCCAAAGGGGTTTACTACGGGGGAACAAAAGATGAGAAATCTACTTCCTTTATGAAAAATGAGTTTGAGAGCATTCTCTCCACCCCTTACAAGCAAATCATCCATATTGACTTGCATACCGGGTACGGACCGCGCTATCAGATGAGCATTTTCAGCTCCTCAAGCGAAACATTAAAGCAGGATGAAGCGCAGAAGGCCTATCAATATCCGCTTGTGCTTACACCTGACTCAGAAGGCTTTTACGCATCAACAGGGGATATTACCGAGTATTTCACAGCCCTTGCAAAAGAGAAGGCGCCCGATAAAACATTCTACTCCACTACTTTTGAGTTTGGAACACTTGGAGACGGAACGGTGGATTCCATCCAGTCGCTTAAGCGGACAATCGAGGAGAATCAGCTTTACCACTATGGTGCCTCAAGCGATTTGAGCAAGCTGATCATTCAGGCCCGCTACAAAGAGCTCTTCATCCCGGCCGAAACAAAATGGCGTGAAAAGGCTGTTGCGGATTTTAAGCAGGCAATGACAGGAGTTCTTACTTATAAGGGTGCTCTGTAA
- a CDS encoding flavin reductase family protein, which produces MISICPNDLSALENYKLLIGSVIPRPIAFVTSISENDVVNGAPFSFFNIASSNPPLLTLAVQRADGKMKDTARNIISHKEFVIHVTDEENVAKINETSAPLPPDQSEIDLSGLTLTPSMQIQVPGIEEAKIRFECKLEKHLELGGTDGEPAVDFIIGRVVQYHFEDAVYKDGKIMERELAAVSRLAGTKYGKIGEIFSMERPK; this is translated from the coding sequence ATGATTTCGATTTGCCCGAATGATTTGTCTGCATTAGAGAATTACAAGCTTCTGATTGGGAGCGTTATACCAAGACCGATTGCTTTTGTGACCTCCATTTCGGAAAATGATGTGGTGAATGGAGCACCATTCAGTTTTTTTAACATTGCATCATCCAATCCCCCTCTGCTGACGCTTGCTGTTCAAAGAGCAGATGGAAAGATGAAGGATACTGCCCGCAATATTATCAGCCATAAAGAGTTTGTCATTCATGTGACGGATGAGGAAAATGTAGCAAAAATTAACGAAACATCCGCGCCGCTCCCGCCTGATCAAAGTGAAATTGATTTGAGCGGTCTGACCTTGACGCCGAGCATGCAAATACAGGTGCCGGGGATCGAGGAGGCAAAGATCAGGTTTGAATGCAAACTTGAAAAGCATCTGGAGCTTGGCGGCACGGATGGCGAACCGGCTGTGGATTTTATCATCGGCCGTGTTGTTCAATACCATTTTGAAGACGCTGTTTATAAGGATGGAAAAATCATGGAAAGAGAGCTTGCAGCGGTGAGCCGTCTCGCCGGAACGAAATATGGGAAAATCGGAGAAATTTTCTCGATGGAGAGACCTAAGTAA
- a CDS encoding LysR family transcriptional regulator has protein sequence MELRQLKYFVEAVRQKNFTRAAENMLVSQPALSKMIKSLEDELGVPLIIRNYKGLELTDAGHSVYRHAVQMIGIEKDIISSVEDVQGLSKGTIKIGIPPIIGSLFFPKVLAAFHTAHPNIRIQITEFGAKKVTASVLAGDIEMGVAVLPVDEKNFHAYPIVEEELVLVVNEHHPLASSSEVQLSQLSNENFIFYSEDFALYEQVREFCINAGFEPAILFQSSQWDFMSEMAAAGLGVTILPQSICRRITSTRVRKIPIQKPSIPWSLAIIIAKDTYTTFAGRAFIEFIMGMKDRLRMRE, from the coding sequence ATGGAATTACGACAGCTGAAATATTTTGTCGAAGCCGTCAGACAGAAAAACTTCACAAGAGCGGCTGAAAACATGCTCGTCTCCCAGCCCGCTTTAAGCAAAATGATCAAATCGCTGGAGGATGAACTGGGTGTCCCTCTCATTATCCGGAATTATAAAGGTCTTGAGCTGACTGATGCCGGCCATTCCGTTTATCGCCATGCGGTGCAAATGATCGGCATTGAAAAAGATATTATTTCCTCGGTTGAAGATGTGCAGGGACTCAGCAAAGGAACGATTAAAATTGGTATTCCGCCTATCATCGGCAGTTTGTTTTTTCCAAAAGTCCTTGCCGCCTTTCACACAGCCCATCCGAACATCAGGATTCAAATAACCGAGTTCGGGGCAAAAAAGGTGACGGCAAGCGTACTGGCAGGTGACATCGAAATGGGGGTTGCCGTTCTTCCCGTTGACGAAAAAAACTTTCATGCGTATCCGATTGTCGAAGAAGAATTGGTACTCGTTGTAAATGAACACCATCCTCTGGCATCCAGCAGCGAAGTTCAATTATCCCAGCTCAGCAATGAAAATTTTATCTTCTACAGTGAAGATTTTGCCCTCTATGAACAAGTAAGAGAGTTCTGCATCAATGCAGGATTTGAACCAGCCATTCTGTTCCAAAGCTCTCAGTGGGACTTTATGTCGGAAATGGCCGCCGCGGGACTCGGTGTCACCATTCTGCCCCAATCCATCTGCAGAAGGATTACCAGCACCCGGGTCAGGAAAATTCCCATTCAAAAGCCTTCCATTCCCTGGAGCCTTGCTATCATTATTGCAAAAGATACCTACACCACGTTCGCCGGAAGGGCATTCATCGAATTTATCATGGGGATGAAAGACCGCCTCAGAATGCGGGAATAA
- a CDS encoding RAxF-45 family protein, with protein MKRSEIAMAERLTFLYLCRAIFHAAAANGTRLSFFRNCIAEPEC; from the coding sequence ATGAAACGTTCTGAAATTGCAATGGCGGAGAGACTGACTTTTCTTTATTTGTGCCGTGCAATTTTTCACGCTGCAGCTGCCAACGGGACACGTTTGTCCTTTTTTCGCAACTGCATAGCTGAACCAGAATGTTAA
- a CDS encoding methyl-accepting chemotaxis protein gives MQVQEIQLKKQNLKKVSAILFRLFLTAGVIFFLNSIAQKILYGWPELTFMNIAYNFLFLLFLVPALHYKVKKDDETFKKLSVWTMTVFAFLLNTDSWVNVPFVWLVPLGIAALFADSRLMKKAFYVSLPLIVAAQFAHLFLADPMDIETSMNRSVLTAVYYGLQFLFVGLLLSSSTKRFDGMLNESELLKNEMNEVLEKNQLASKEIGGHVEELNGNIADTSSGVAQMNEAIQSIHSDSVRFQEDMRKSSAEMKSMVIDLESSNELTGRISDYSGKMNGFIEINKQHLTHAIESINEVKESSASSIKHVQLLTEKTSEVEKVLSAIRTIADQTNLLALNAAIEAARAGEHGRGFAVVADEVRKLAEQSSQSSQIIQDILKEILDAKEQVSASLYQTSETINESVSVISRTTDDFDKMADIQSESEEHLSKVAERFNHLAAKGGEVGNIISSLQSQHESNEDQIAAAASAIEQISASIQQVSAFVEQVDTKAKHLVNNSRA, from the coding sequence GTGCAAGTGCAAGAAATTCAGTTAAAGAAACAAAATCTTAAAAAAGTTTCAGCCATTCTGTTCAGACTGTTTTTGACAGCTGGAGTTATTTTCTTCCTGAACAGCATTGCGCAGAAGATTCTTTACGGCTGGCCGGAGCTTACGTTTATGAATATCGCCTATAATTTCCTGTTCCTGCTGTTTCTGGTTCCGGCATTGCATTATAAGGTGAAAAAAGATGACGAAACGTTTAAGAAACTGTCCGTCTGGACGATGACCGTGTTTGCTTTTTTGCTGAATACGGATTCCTGGGTGAATGTCCCGTTTGTATGGCTTGTGCCGCTTGGAATTGCAGCGCTCTTTGCTGATTCAAGACTGATGAAAAAAGCCTTTTATGTATCCCTTCCGCTCATTGTTGCGGCGCAGTTCGCCCATTTATTTCTTGCGGATCCAATGGATATTGAGACAAGCATGAACCGCAGTGTATTGACGGCCGTTTATTACGGACTTCAATTTCTTTTTGTCGGTCTGCTTCTATCCAGCAGCACGAAACGGTTTGACGGGATGCTGAACGAGAGTGAACTATTGAAAAATGAAATGAATGAAGTCTTGGAAAAAAATCAGCTTGCTTCCAAGGAAATTGGAGGCCATGTAGAAGAATTGAACGGAAACATTGCAGATACGAGCAGCGGAGTGGCGCAGATGAATGAAGCGATCCAATCCATTCACTCTGATTCTGTGCGTTTTCAGGAAGATATGAGAAAATCTTCTGCAGAAATGAAATCCATGGTTATAGATCTTGAATCATCAAATGAACTGACAGGCCGGATCTCGGATTACTCAGGGAAAATGAATGGGTTCATCGAAATCAATAAACAGCATTTAACCCATGCCATTGAAAGCATTAATGAGGTCAAGGAATCGTCTGCAAGTTCCATCAAACATGTACAGCTTCTAACGGAAAAAACATCCGAAGTTGAAAAAGTGCTGAGTGCAATCCGGACGATCGCCGACCAGACGAATTTGCTGGCGCTCAATGCAGCGATTGAAGCTGCAAGAGCGGGTGAGCATGGCCGCGGGTTTGCCGTTGTGGCAGATGAGGTAAGGAAGCTTGCTGAACAATCCTCCCAGTCATCACAGATTATTCAGGACATTTTAAAAGAAATTCTTGATGCAAAAGAACAGGTTTCCGCCTCACTTTATCAAACATCGGAAACCATTAATGAGAGCGTATCGGTCATCTCCAGAACAACGGATGACTTCGATAAAATGGCGGATATCCAGTCAGAGAGTGAAGAGCATTTGTCAAAGGTGGCAGAACGGTTTAATCATTTAGCGGCAAAAGGCGGAGAGGTCGGGAACATCATCAGTTCCCTTCAAAGCCAGCATGAAAGCAACGAAGACCAGATTGCTGCCGCTGCTTCAGCCATCGAACAAATCAGTGCGTCGATTCAGCAGGTTTCTGCGTTTGTTGAACAAGTAGATACGAAGGCAAAACACTTAGTGAACAACAGCCGTGCATAA
- a CDS encoding ATP-binding protein, with product MEMQLMSSKYEKIPFSYFMVDRKLNILSVSKKTFSEFDEVQNFIEIVGIGSKKKAASFILDTPSISKVELNMKTKNKPLCLFDIYIQYENKETIHIFCINKEESLEPVYQAMKNLELDLMKANMSLLEKNTQLEKSLKEMKELAVQNHHLRSFKEIAASISMDLSNPLTSIKGFFNQVKPHLVDPGEKKLNFDGLNRANYDLYEYLFDERPPIMSKRKIMLSQLLDEAAMIVKKEADDFGCEVHYQANLKNPVLFVDNRKITQVILNIVRNAMESFMEKEECEGKVQIFTTLKSNSIEIVIEDNGCGMNQEVLEKLFIPFSSTKEKGKGLGLAVSMEILKNHEGEIKIDSKHGEGTRVTLVLPYVEIY from the coding sequence CCTTTCTGTGTCCAAAAAGACCTTCAGTGAATTTGATGAGGTTCAAAATTTTATTGAAATCGTCGGAATAGGGAGCAAAAAGAAGGCCGCTTCCTTTATTCTTGATACACCATCCATATCAAAGGTCGAGCTCAACATGAAAACGAAAAACAAGCCGCTGTGTTTGTTTGATATATATATTCAATATGAAAACAAAGAAACGATCCATATTTTCTGCATCAACAAAGAAGAGTCGCTCGAACCTGTATACCAGGCGATGAAAAACCTGGAGCTAGATTTAATGAAAGCTAATATGTCTCTGCTTGAAAAGAATACACAGCTGGAAAAATCACTGAAGGAAATGAAAGAACTTGCTGTTCAAAATCATCATTTGCGTTCATTTAAAGAGATTGCAGCGAGCATATCCATGGATCTGTCCAATCCGCTTACGAGCATTAAAGGATTCTTTAACCAGGTGAAGCCTCATCTGGTAGACCCGGGCGAGAAAAAATTGAATTTTGACGGGTTGAACCGGGCCAATTATGACCTTTACGAATATTTATTCGACGAGCGTCCGCCTATTATGTCGAAGCGGAAGATCATGCTTTCCCAGCTGCTTGATGAAGCGGCGATGATCGTTAAAAAAGAGGCCGATGACTTTGGATGTGAAGTCCATTATCAGGCGAACCTTAAGAATCCGGTTCTTTTTGTAGATAACCGGAAAATTACACAAGTCATTTTAAACATCGTCAGAAATGCAATGGAATCGTTCATGGAAAAAGAGGAATGTGAAGGAAAAGTCCAAATTTTCACTACCCTGAAATCCAATTCGATTGAGATTGTCATAGAAGACAACGGCTGCGGGATGAATCAGGAAGTGCTGGAGAAGCTTTTCATTCCTTTCTCTTCCACAAAAGAAAAAGGCAAAGGCCTGGGCCTCGCCGTCAGCATGGAAATCCTGAAAAACCACGAAGGCGAAATCAAAATAGACAGCAAACACGGAGAAGGCACAAGAGTTACACTCGTTCTTCCATACGTGGAAATTTACTGA
- a CDS encoding CidA/LrgA family protein — protein sequence MKWILIVSQIALIHGFYFLGIWINAVFSLPVPSGIIGMAFLLLALSFKLVKLEWVEKGASWLLAELLLFFVPSAVGIVDYTELFGWAGLQMLGIILISTLLVMGATAFTAERIHTRRKEAVIDAD from the coding sequence ATGAAATGGATTCTGATTGTTTCTCAAATTGCACTCATACACGGTTTTTATTTTCTTGGCATTTGGATCAACGCAGTATTTTCACTCCCCGTCCCATCCGGAATCATCGGAATGGCGTTTCTTCTCCTTGCCCTTTCTTTTAAACTCGTCAAGCTTGAATGGGTTGAAAAAGGAGCGTCTTGGCTGTTGGCGGAATTGCTGCTGTTCTTTGTTCCCTCTGCCGTTGGAATCGTAGATTATACAGAACTATTCGGCTGGGCCGGTTTGCAGATGCTAGGCATCATCTTGATCAGCACCCTGCTCGTCATGGGAGCGACAGCCTTTACCGCTGAACGGATTCATACCCGCAGAAAGGAAGCGGTGATCGATGCTGATTAA
- a CDS encoding DUF4181 domain-containing protein, with amino-acid sequence MEFWNTAVIVLAVVLLAFGGEWLVIRFFQIDKQARWVYKRVNQCHRTGEVILVFIYCLFLLFNFRFIYWPITYLMFGFIIMLNLFRAVMEWKYIRETKRYILSMYAVCFCLLFLVWMNIF; translated from the coding sequence ATGGAATTTTGGAATACGGCGGTTATCGTTTTAGCAGTTGTTCTTTTGGCGTTTGGAGGGGAATGGCTGGTCATCCGGTTTTTCCAAATAGATAAACAGGCTCGCTGGGTTTATAAAAGGGTAAATCAGTGTCACCGTACGGGGGAAGTGATCCTGGTTTTTATATATTGTCTGTTTCTCCTGTTTAATTTCAGGTTTATTTATTGGCCGATTACCTATTTGATGTTCGGTTTTATCATCATGCTGAATCTATTCAGAGCTGTAATGGAATGGAAATATATAAGAGAGACAAAAAGATATATATTATCCATGTATGCTGTCTGTTTTTGCCTTTTATTCTTAGTTTGGATGAATATATTCTAA